AGGAAGACAGCTTAGCCTATGGACTCCCCAGGTacaaaaggcacagcacacacaGTCCAGACTACTAAAAAGCGACAACACTCCTAATTCAAGCCTATTTCAAGGGGTAGTAAGTGCACTAAATACAGAaacaaacacagatacacacgCCTCCTTGTTGATCCTTAGATAGACAAATGGATTCTCAATAATTGTGTCCTGAAAAATCAACATTTAATGTACATTATCAAACTTGTTAAAACAACATATTTCAACATCCCATAACATTTGATGGACTTCAACTTGACTATTTTTTCACtgagaaaaaaattaaataactaTCTTAAGCAAACAAACAAAGGGATAGGGTAGGTGATAAAAATGTGCCATTAAATGAGTAAATTACAACAAAATATGGTGTAAACATATTGTTGCAGTTGCTGCTGTATTTTATGTTGGCTCAAACAGGATATGCGTTTTCCACATCATCTCGGAAGACTGATAGTAAAGGGTGAGATATGAATAtatggtaccagtcaaaagtttggacacaccaactgtactcattgaagggtttttctttattttcactattttctacattgtataataatagtgaagacatcaaaactatgatataacacatatggaatcatgtagtaaataaATAAGTGCTAAATATTTTatatcttcaaagtagcccccctttgccATGATGATGCTTTGCatactgttggcattctctcaacctgcttcaagaggaatgcttttccaacagtcttgaaggagttcccacatatgctgagcacttgttggctgcttttccttcactctgcggtccaactcatcccaaactatctcagttgggttgaggtcgggtaattggggatgccaggtcatctggtgcagcactccatcactctctttctttgtcaaatagcccttacacatcctggtggtgtgttttgggtcactgtcctgttgaaaaacaaatgatagtcccactaagcgtaaaacagatgggatggcgtatcgctgcagaatgctgtggtatccatgctgtttaagtgtgacttaaattctaaataaatcacagagtgTCACCgacaaagcacctccacaccatcacacctcctcctccatgcttcacggtgggaaccacacatgcagagatcatccgttcacctactctgcatctcacaaagacacggcagttggaactaaaaatctcagacttggactcatcagaccaatggaCAGATTTACGCCAGTCTATTGTCCATTGctcctgtttcttggcccaagcaagtctcttcttattattggtgtcctttagtagtggattctttgcagcattttgaccatgaaggcctgattcacacagtctcctctgaacagttgatgttgagatgtgtctgttacttgaactctgtgaagcatttatttgcgctgcaatttctgaggctggtaactctaatgaacttatcctctgcagcagaggtaactctgggtcttcctttccattggcggttctcatgagagccagtttcatcatagcacttgatggtttttgtgacttcacttgaagaaactttcaaagttcttgaaatgttccattccattccatttccactggagctgttcttgccataatatggactttgtcttttatcaaatagtgctatcttctgcataccacccataccttgtcacaacacaactgattggctcaaacgcattaagaaggaaagacattccacaaatgaacttttaacaaggcacacctgttaattgaaatgcattccaggtgactacctcatgaagctggttgagagaatgccaagagtgtgcaaagctgtcaactttcaagaatctcaaatataaaatatatttagatttgtttaaaaccTTTTTGGTTTTTACAtgatttcacagttttgatgtcttcactactatactacaatgtaaaaacagtaaaaataaaaaccctggaatgagtaggtgtctcaactttttactggtactgtgtgtgtgtgtgtgtgtgtgtgtgtgtgtgtgtgtgtgtgtgtatgtatgtatgtatgtatgtatgtatgtatgtatgtatgtatgtatgtatgtatatatatatatatatatatatatatatatatatatatatatatatatatatagtagatacagtgcctttgaaagttttcagaccacttgacttttttcacattttgttacattactgtgctattctaaaatggatatacacacaataccacataatgacaaagtgaaaacaggtttttagatttttttgctaatttattaaaagtaACGACAtacatactttatttacataagtattcagaccctgtgctatgagactctaaattgagctcaggtacaacctgtttccattgatcatctttgagatgtttctacaacttgattgacagtgcatgtcagagcaaaaaccaagccaagatgttgaaggaattgtccgtagagctccgagacaggactgtgtcaaggcacagatctggggaagggtacaaaaaaatgtctgcagcattgaaggtccccaagaacacagtggcctacatcattcttaattggaagacgtttgaaccaccaagacgcgTAGGAAGCgcctgggggagaagggccttggtcagggaggagaccaagaaccacgatggtcactctgacagagctctagagttcctctggagataggataaccttccagaaagacaaccacctctgcagcactccactaatcaggcctttatagtagagtggcctgACGGAAGTCAGGcctcagaaaaaggcacatgacagcccacttggagtttgccaaaaggcatgtaaaGGACTATCCAGACCATGAGAATCAAGagtctctggtctgacgaaaccaagattgacctctttggcctgaatgccaagcgtcacgtctggaggaaacctgacaccatccctagagtgaagcatggcggtggcagcatcatgctgtggggatgtttttcagcagcaggcactgggagactagtcaggatcgagggaaagatgaatggagcaaagtacagagacatccttgatgaaaacctgcttcagagtggtcaggacctcagactggggcgaaggttcaccttccaacaggacaacaaccctaagcccacagccaagacaacgcagtagtggttccgggacaagtctctgaatgtcctagaggggcccagccagagcccggacttgaactggatcaaacatctctggagagacctgaaaatagctgtgcaacaagactccccatccaacctgacagagcttgagaggatctgcagggtagaatgggagaaactccccaaatacaggtgtgccaagctcgaggctataatcactgacaaaggttcttcaacaatgtaatgagtaaagtgtctgaatatttatgtaaatgtgatatttatgttATTTTTACATAATGGTTAAGATTCATCGAGTTTAGCACCTGTATTTGTAGGACATATTATAAAGTAATAACATTTTTGGAAAAACTGTGCTGGATGAACAAGCAGAGTAAATTGCACCATGTAACCATAAACTTTTCACAAACTCCCACTACTTTCAGATTAACTAGATAATATACACAAGTGATTATCAAATAGATCTGCCGCTTTGAGAGAGCAAGCTATTCTGCTCTATTCATATAAATATACATTAAACATTTCATAAAATTTTACTTAAATCAAATTATTACAATTGTTTTGTGAATTCAAGTTATCTACTTTAAGTATTTATTATAGATAAAATATTAAAATGAGCTGATTGCACATTAGCATTTTCATAAATTAAAGACATTTAATTTAAACGTAATTTCCTTTTACGCTGAAATAGTTGACTGGCAGAACAGTCTAAAATGTTTAGCATTTCTGAGGATCAGTTATGGCTTAGTTAGGGTTTTGAATTCACTAAGGTGGCCCTGTTATCTACTCATTGAATCCTGTCGGAAAGCGGGGCACAGATATCTAAATGTACTTATTTCTGGAcaccacattttttattttacagtCCTGGATATAGGAAGTTTAGGTTAGAGTAGGGTGAAGCTGCCCCTTAGAAGCTGATCTATGGTCAGTTTTGTGTCTTTACCCATAATTCTTAAGGTAAAAATTTAGGCAGGGCTGATTATAAATCTGTGTCTAAGGGCATCTTCTTCCCGGAGCGTAAAGTTTTTTTTCTTTGCTTTTCATGTGCAAAAAGACAAAacggggggaagagaggaaaggggttagggttaaagtgcAAGACAAGTGTTTTAATGACCGGGAAAATGTCCTTATACATAACTACATCTAAGCCTTAATTttaggtttttattttttacgtTTCATAAAAGATTAAACTAACTTAAACTTTTATTTTAAAAAAGTCAACTGCAGCTCCCTTTTCTGAATTATTTAAAGGCCTAGTGCAGTCAAAATTCACTTCCTCttgtgttttgtatcatattgtaccacagctgatgaaactaacactgtaaatgtGTGAAAAAcatttgatcagtgttatttcctgatagttactgTTAGAAAATTCAAtttacacaggaccttctaatcagcaggtttgcatgggcgggagtttcggcttgcctggtgacatcaccaggctaaATTGGTTAAGGGTAAATTGGTTAATACACCACTAACAAAGAGAGTTCCACACCtctcagttttcccctcccgactcccagacagtcctaggaaAATTGTAGCTTGagaatttttgttgttgcaaaaaagctatttttgtccattttaatGGGAACCTATTACGACAACATTCCCACATTTAATTCAGACTATGAGCTCCAATGGCGAAACCTATATTAAACAAAATCTACACATCTTCAAACTTTGTGGATATGCTGTTTACATTGCTTGGGTGTAGATATAGATTTTACTGTAGAAATGTTTGCGTTAACATCCCCAATCATATGCCCCACCAAGGTCTAATTACTGTCACCAAAATTCGATAAAATCTCATATCATATTGTGAAAATGTTGCTAATTTCCTACATTTCAGTGTAGTTGAAACAAAGACTAACTATGTAGCTTAGCCAGAGCATCAGAACACAGTAAAGAATTTGATGTATGCGTTACAGTGTGGTCTTTCACTACTTTGAAAAGAAAAGCCAAAGAAAACAAAGAGACAAAAACAAATTAGCATATTGCACTGCAgtctgataaaaaaaaaactctaATCCGACATTCAGCTGCCacaataaaaacaaacaaaagatgccaaagtgtaaaacaacaaaaatgaAAAGGAGTGTGATCGCTTTAGACCAAATTTGACCTTCCTGCGTTAAAAAAGAGGGATGACGTCATTGCTTTGAGTATATACTGTAAATAGATAGATatagtatatatacacagtacacaGTATATCCATTAAAATAATCACTAGCAGCACCTCACTATCCTAATAGAATATCCTTTGAAAAATCTCTCAAACACAACATGAATCTAAAGACATGTAGAGGGAATATGCCAACATTAATTTGAAATACTACTTTTgtttagaaaaatatatttttacacaGAGTAGGATTATAACTTTGATTACAATGAACCCCTGTTGTCAATAGTTAACTTAAATGATGCTTGGAAATGGAATGGAGGAAACTAAATAAAATGACTGTCATATCAACATATACCAGTAGAcaaactgtatacagtatatttaaTGTTAAAACACAAAGATCTGAGTGCAGTCGTTTTTAGTTTTGTTCTCTGTCCGCCAATCCTTGAGGTATCCAAAACATCCTTGAGCTTACTGGCGTAATGTGGATAGATAGACATAGCCTCTCTGGCTCTTGGGTTGAAAGCAGAGCTACTCGGAGGGAGGGGGCACCCACTTGAGCTTACTCCTCcgtgtggtgggttggttgggCTGTCTGTTTAGCGTCAGGCTCCCTgggttccctctctctgtcgggACCGGGTTCTGGGCCTGAGCCATGTTCAGGGTGGGGGCTGAGTTTTGGGTGGTGCTGAAAATAGTCTTTGTTTGGACGGGGGTGGCCTCAGGGGGGTGCTCTTTTGGCTTGCGGCCTCTCTTCTTTCCCATGGTGGCTCCATTATTAACCTCCGTTTTCTCTTGGTTGTCTGGCGGTCTGCTGCTGCTGGGCACCATGTGGCTGAAGGCTCGGAACCAGTTCTGTAACATATGATAATGTTGAGGGGAAAACATTCAACTACATGTTACTACAGGTGTATGACATCCACCTGTGTGTTTTAAAATGTGTGTATATCAGGCCCACCTGTAAGCTACTGTATGTTCGTCTCACCTGTGAGTGGGTCTATCAGGCCCACCTGTAAGGGACTGTATGTTCGTCTCACCTGTGAGTGTGTCTATCAGGCCCACCTGTAAGGGACTGTATGTTCGTCTCACCTGTGAGTGTGTCTATCAGGCCCACCTGTAAGGGACTGTATGTTCGTCTCACCTGTGAGTGGGTATATCAGGCCCACCTGTAAGGGACTGTATGTTCGTCTCACCTGTGAGTGTGTCTATCAGGCCCACCTGTAAGGGACTGTATGTTCGTCTCACCTGTGAGTGGGTATATCAGGCCCACCTGTAAGGGACTGTATGTTCGTCTCACCTGTGAGTGTGTCTATCAGGCCCACCTGTAAGCTACTGTATGTTCGTCTCACCTGTGAGTGGGTCTATCAGGCCCACCTGTAAGGGACTGTATGTTCGTCTCACCTGTGAGTGTGTCTATCAGGCCCACCTGTAAGGGACTGTATGTTCGTCTCACCTGTGAGTGGGTATATCAGGCCCACCTGTAAGGGACTGTATGTTCGTCTCACCTGTGAGTGTGTCTATCAGGCCCACCTGTAAGGGACTGTATGTTCGTCTCACCTGTGAGTGGGTATATCAGGCCCACCTGTAAGGGACTGTATGTTCGTCTCACCTGTGAGTGTGTCTATCAGGCCCACCTGTAAGGGACTGTATGTTCGTCTCACCTGTGAGTGTGTCTATCAGGCCCACCTGTAAGGGACTGTATGTTCGTCTCACCTGGAGTGGGTATATCAGGCCCACCTGTAAGGGACTGTATGTTCGTCTCACCTGTGAGTGGGTCTTGCTGATGTGGTATTTGACACCACTCTCTGAGCTGAATTCCTTCTGGCACAGTAAGCAGGTGTACTTCCCTGCATCGCCCTCTGCCTGCAGCACACAGAAACATACCCCAGTCAAGTGAAGGAACAAGTTGTCCCTGAACTCAACAGGgtgatacagggtcagatatttttttatccatttaaGGTCCTGATGGTCCTACCTGGTTACAGTTGGCTAGATGAGCTTTGAGTCCGGACACACTGGAGTAAACAGCTTCACAGCTCTAAAAACAGAGAGGAACAATAACTGAGACACAACAATAGGAAACTCTGCCTTATAAACATGAACTTGTTCATTTTTAGAGACTGTTGAGCTCAGAATTTACAGCACTGAAATGTATAAAAGCAACTGGATTACAGGATTTATCTGAGAGGGGTTTAATGTACAGAACAGGTTGTCCAGAGATTCTTACTCCGTTGGAGCAGCAGATGAAGCCTTTCTCTTTGACCTCATTCTTCCAGCTCTCCAGCAGCTTGGGACTGAACTTGGGAAGACCAGGACGAGTGTAGTTCAACTGGGGGAGGAAGACAGGGGCCACATGttaagtgtgtgtgggtgtgtgtgtgtgtgtacctgtgtgtgtcttaCCCTCTTGCTGTCCGGTACCAGGTCATCTTTGATGCGACGCTTTGTGCCCCAGTCCTTGGCCAGTTCATCCTCTGCTATCTCCTGCAGGTGGAACACTGCTACCTGAGCAGACCGACGTCTCACCCTACCACTAGGAGTCCTCTCAAAGTCCTcccccagcccctctctctccctctctctcccatccttctCCCTACCCGCAGACAACTCCTGACACTTTTctttttccttcctctctctctccatgtggttctgttccctccttcctgcaGGCTGtgactcctctgttctcatctggaagagaggagggacacAGCCCAGTCAGAGACCAATGAGAAGAGGATTCACAGCGATTCAAACAATGACTATGGGTGTAATAAAGGACGAGAGGATAGGGAATGGAGAGCAATTGTAACTTTTTGTAGGCATAACTCTGCCATGGCTCGTTGGCCAAAGCCTATGGGGGAATGaatggtttcaaaaacaatggggataaatgcagaaaataagGTGTGTGGTAAAACACAGGCtcaggagatcttatacgttttgtactatgagataatcttcatcagataacGTCACTTTCTGTGAATTCGGAGCATTTATTTAATCAAAACAAGCGCATGAAGACTTCatcattcataaaggtcatgttgactgactgatattatctcatagaacataacataaaggtcatgttgactgactgatattatctcatagaacataacataaaggtcatgttgactgactgatattatctcatagaacataACATAAAGGTCATGTTGACTGACTGATATTATAGAACATAACATAAAGGTCATGTTGACTGACtaatattatctcatagaacataacataaaggtcatgttgactgactgatattatctcatagaacataACATAAAGATCATGttgactgactgatattatctcatagaacataacataaaggtcatgttgactgactgatattatctcatagaacataACATAAAGGTCATGTTGACTGACTGATATTATAGAACATAACATAAAGGTCATGTTGACTGACtaatattatctcatagaacataACATAAAGGTCATGTTGACTGACtaatattatctcatagaacataACATAAAGGTCATGTagactgactgatattatctcatagaacataacataaaggtcatgttgactgactgatattatctcatagaacataACATAAAGGTCATGTTGACTGACtaatattatctcatagaacataACATAAAGGTCATGTTGACTGActgattatctcatagaacaaaacatatctcctaagcctgtgttaacctgaCCTTATTTTCGTCTTTCATCCCAAACCCCCATTCTTTCTACATACATTTCtgccataggaatggctgaacgaaccagatgTAAGTCATTTCCATAATTAACAGCATATATGACATTTCAAGACACACTAGtcataataatataatagtaaaCAAAACCGTTCAGCTCTCTCGTACCCCTCTGCCGGTGGTATTGTTGGTAGTGGTGGGGTGTTCAGTGCGGAGGTGGTAGTCTCTGCCAGCCTTAGAGCGGTAGGTCTTCCCACAGTGCTGACACAGAAATACAATTTTGTCCTCCTCTGATAGCTCTCTGCCACAGCGCTTCTGATGGTACTGGTATCCCATCAGACTGAAAAAATGGGCTGAGCAgctctgtatgtgtgtgcaacATTTAAAAAGGGAGAAATAGAATATTCACATTAGCCTGGAAATCAGGTTGGTGGAGCGGAGTATGGATTTGTCTAACGAAGGCAAGCATCACATTGTGTCTACTATTCATCTAACATTTTTTATATAGTCTAATTAACATAAACATATTTTTCTCAGGAGGTTGTTTGACATAAGAATGGAGATAGAAATGGAGGAAAGTTTGAACATGTCCATGGAAGAAGAGAGGTTATTgtaaatgtctctgtctctgcagccctccctcttcccctctctgcacTGTAGTGTGAGGAATTGATAACAGAGTGTTGATGTATGTTTGGGCAGAATAACAagaaagacagaggagaggagggagcgaaaaaggaaggagagaaagagagagaggggtaaatggagatgGAGGAGTTTTCAGCAGAAATAGAGAAGAAAATTGAATACAATTGGAGAAGATAGCAAAAGAAGTGGGGgtacagaaaagagagagaaagaaagaacttGTTGAATCAACGTCGATTCCATGTAATTTCAACCAAAAAAATTTGACGTTGAATTAATGTGGAatactgattggatttgaaaaagaaagggaaatttgtatttttttcacccaacctAAATCCAGTGACATGGTGAACATTTTAGTTGATttaacattagttgacaactcaaccaaatgtaaatccaaactagacattgaactgacgtctgtgcccagttggAGGAGAGAGTACATACCTCCCTAGGACACTTGATTCGTCCCATCTGTTTGAGCACTCTgcgcagcctctctctctcttcttgcccGTCCCCCATCTGGTCCTCGCTCCCCAAAGCCTGAGGGGGGGAAAACACAGCGTCAGACAAGTGTTCTATCCCCTCAAAAcacctccccctcctaaatcagGCCTGGAAAATGTGAATTCCATCTGAGGCGTTCGGGCGATGCCAGAATCATTAAACGGTTTCATGGCAATCCCGTTAC
Above is a window of Salmo salar chromosome ssa03, Ssal_v3.1, whole genome shotgun sequence DNA encoding:
- the LOC106600538 gene encoding zinc finger protein 512B isoform X1, whose protein sequence is METPSIPRLAKLSKGRPPKQAHPQETARTTAPENNKHSTPCSERGEGKKKGRPRAEVQELRSIPANMMVQWKEEFKRRSRVKCPGSGCWLEFPSIYGLKYHYQRCQGVTLVEKLSHGCPDCKAVFATKVRLQKHKLWNHPERATIETKAEPKLHKTPVKGTAKKRPMENTPPSPVFFKVKKTQEVSSPSQNGECAPQRGERKQHPHPQPPQQQASSSETSPNTLGGSESEDEGSSLPPPYPNEDPERTRHRRKQKTPKKFTGEQPSISGTFGLKGMNKVEEKLKAGRVKRLEGGLFSEEPQRKHPGPASRRDLTPLTSAEAQWQHAISERGEVVCPTCSIVTRKTVSGLKKHMEICQKLQDALKCQQCQKQFRSKAGLNYHTMAEHSSKALGSEDQMGDGQEERERLRRVLKQMGRIKCPRESCSAHFFSLMGYQYHQKRCGRELSEEDKIVFLCQHCGKTYRSKAGRDYHLRTEHPTTTNNTTGRGMRTEESQPAGRREQNHMERERKEKEKCQELSAGREKDGREREREGLGEDFERTPSGRVRRRSAQVAVFHLQEIAEDELAKDWGTKRRIKDDLVPDSKRLNYTRPGLPKFSPKLLESWKNEVKEKGFICCSNGSCEAVYSSVSGLKAHLANCNQAEGDAGKYTCLLCQKEFSSESGVKYHISKTHSQNWFRAFSHMVPSSSRPPDNQEKTEVNNGATMGKKRGRKPKEHPPEATPVQTKTIFSTTQNSAPTLNMAQAQNPVPTERGNPGSLTLNRQPNQPTTRRSKLKWVPPPSE
- the LOC106600538 gene encoding zinc finger protein 512B isoform X2, with protein sequence METPSIPRLAKLSKGRPPKQAHPQETARTTAPENNKHSTPCSERGEGKKKGRPRAEVQELRSIPANMMVQWKEEFKRRSRVKCPGSGCWLEFPSIYGLKYHYQRCQGVTLVEKLSHGCPDCKAVFATKVRLQKHKLWNHPERATIETKAEPKLHKTPVKGTAKKRPMENTPPSPVFFKVKKTQEVSSPSQNGECAPQRGERKQHPHPQPPQQQASSSETSPNTLGGSESEDEGSSLPPPYPNEDPERTRHRRKQKTPKKFTGEQPSISGTFGLKGMNKVEEKLKAGRVKRLEGGLFSEEPQRKHPGPASRRDLTPLTSEAQWQHAISERGEVVCPTCSIVTRKTVSGLKKHMEICQKLQDALKCQQCQKQFRSKAGLNYHTMAEHSSKALGSEDQMGDGQEERERLRRVLKQMGRIKCPRESCSAHFFSLMGYQYHQKRCGRELSEEDKIVFLCQHCGKTYRSKAGRDYHLRTEHPTTTNNTTGRGMRTEESQPAGRREQNHMERERKEKEKCQELSAGREKDGREREREGLGEDFERTPSGRVRRRSAQVAVFHLQEIAEDELAKDWGTKRRIKDDLVPDSKRLNYTRPGLPKFSPKLLESWKNEVKEKGFICCSNGSCEAVYSSVSGLKAHLANCNQAEGDAGKYTCLLCQKEFSSESGVKYHISKTHSQNWFRAFSHMVPSSSRPPDNQEKTEVNNGATMGKKRGRKPKEHPPEATPVQTKTIFSTTQNSAPTLNMAQAQNPVPTERGNPGSLTLNRQPNQPTTRRSKLKWVPPPSE